In Pseudomonadota bacterium, a single genomic region encodes these proteins:
- a CDS encoding V-type ATP synthase subunit B, whose protein sequence is MHATFDVEDRGLQYVGASRIDGPLVVVERICDVGYDEIVEILDYAGRPRLGRVLDISETQAVVQVLEGTTGLSNQSLHARFLGESFRLPVSRQMLGRVFDGLGRPADGGPAALSAERRDVNGMPINPYARRYPREFIQTGVSAIDGMNALVRGQKLPVFSGNGLPHDRVSAQIVRQARLLEEKVEFSIVFAAMGVKHDVAEFFIRNFRDSGALARAVMFFSLADAPSVERLLTPRVALTLAEHLAFDCGQHVLVLLTDMTNYCESLREVGTARGEIPGRKGYPGYLYSDLASIYERAGRIEGSPGSITQIPILTMPSDDISHPVPDLTGYITEGQIVLDRDLFQRGVYPPIAGLPSLSRLMKDGVGKGYTREDHPILASQLFACYAYVKRVRGLADVIGEEELSTLDKQYLKFGEAFEMRFLNQGEYENRSIETTLELGWDVLSTLPKDELHRVSDALLKKYYHEKEEIPVCATPLQGA, encoded by the coding sequence GCCTCGCGCATCGATGGACCGTTGGTTGTGGTGGAACGGATTTGTGATGTAGGCTACGATGAAATTGTTGAGATTCTCGATTACGCCGGTCGTCCCCGTCTTGGCCGCGTCCTTGATATTTCTGAAACCCAGGCCGTGGTGCAGGTTCTCGAAGGAACAACAGGCCTCTCGAACCAATCCTTGCACGCCCGCTTCCTGGGGGAAAGTTTTCGCCTGCCCGTTTCACGGCAGATGTTAGGCCGCGTATTCGATGGCCTCGGCCGTCCGGCCGACGGTGGTCCGGCTGCGTTATCCGCGGAGCGGCGCGATGTGAATGGAATGCCCATAAACCCTTATGCCCGGCGTTATCCGCGGGAATTCATACAGACGGGTGTGTCGGCTATCGATGGGATGAATGCATTGGTCCGCGGCCAGAAGCTGCCAGTCTTTTCCGGAAACGGCCTGCCTCATGACCGCGTGTCCGCTCAGATCGTACGGCAGGCGCGCCTGCTGGAAGAAAAGGTCGAGTTCTCGATTGTCTTTGCCGCCATGGGCGTGAAGCATGATGTGGCCGAGTTTTTCATCCGTAACTTCCGGGATTCCGGCGCCCTTGCTCGCGCCGTCATGTTCTTTTCCCTGGCCGATGCGCCGAGTGTGGAGCGCCTTCTCACCCCGCGGGTCGCCCTGACCCTGGCGGAACACCTGGCCTTTGATTGCGGCCAGCACGTACTGGTGCTGCTGACGGATATGACAAATTACTGCGAAAGTCTGCGCGAAGTGGGCACAGCCCGGGGCGAAATCCCGGGCCGCAAAGGTTATCCGGGCTATCTCTACTCGGATCTTGCCAGCATCTACGAGCGTGCCGGTCGCATCGAAGGCTCGCCGGGCTCGATCACTCAAATACCCATTCTGACCATGCCCTCGGACGATATCAGCCATCCTGTACCCGATCTCACCGGCTACATCACCGAAGGGCAGATAGTGTTGGATCGCGATCTGTTTCAGCGTGGTGTTTACCCGCCCATTGCCGGCCTTCCAAGCCTGTCGCGTCTGATGAAGGATGGTGTGGGCAAAGGCTACACCCGGGAAGATCATCCGATTCTCGCAAGCCAGTTATTCGCGTGCTATGCCTACGTCAAGCGGGTGCGGGGGCTGGCCGATGTCATCGGCGAAGAGGAGTTGAGTACACTCGACAAGCAATACCTGAAGTTCGGCGAAGCCTTTGAAATGCGTTTCCTGAACCAGGGCGAATACGAGAATCGGTCTATCGAGACTACGCTCGAACTCGGCTGGGACGTGCTGTCAACATTGCCTAAGGATGAGTTACACCGCGTGAGCGACGCCCTGTTGAAGAAATACTACCATGAGAAAGAGGAGATTCCTGTCTGTGCGACCCCGCTTCAGGGGGCGTAA
- a CDS encoding V-type ATP synthase subunit D → MGKLNIAPTKSNLLVLKRQLAFAEEGYDLLEQKRQILIFEMMSRLNRARDAEQNAAEALRRAFAALREARLDGGSEALDRAALAVRMDHRVDVSDQHLMGIKIPHVTVRTEPVSVQFGVGGTSANTDDAMSRFVEVLPLLAELAELENAVMRLAQELRKTQRRCNALSKIFMPDYRETIGYITGSLEERERESFVILKMIRDRLAQSPSENA, encoded by the coding sequence ATGGGAAAGCTGAACATCGCACCGACCAAATCTAATTTGCTCGTGCTGAAACGACAGCTTGCCTTCGCCGAAGAGGGCTACGACCTCCTCGAGCAAAAACGACAAATCCTTATCTTTGAAATGATGAGCCGCCTGAATCGTGCCCGTGATGCCGAACAGAACGCTGCTGAAGCCCTTCGCCGTGCCTTTGCAGCCCTCCGTGAGGCCCGGTTGGATGGAGGATCCGAAGCCCTCGACCGGGCTGCTCTCGCTGTGAGGATGGATCACCGGGTGGATGTCTCGGACCAGCACTTGATGGGTATCAAGATTCCCCACGTGACGGTGCGAACGGAGCCGGTCAGCGTCCAGTTTGGTGTGGGTGGAACTTCGGCGAATACTGATGATGCCATGAGCCGTTTCGTTGAAGTGCTTCCCCTTCTTGCGGAATTGGCGGAGCTGGAAAATGCCGTAATGCGGCTGGCTCAGGAGCTTCGCAAGACCCAACGGCGTTGCAACGCACTCTCCAAGATCTTTATGCCAGACTACCGGGAAACGATCGGCTATATCACGGGTTCACTGGAGGAACGGGAACGCGAGTCCTTCGTTATCCTGAAAATGATTCGAGATCGCCTTGCGCAGTCACCCTCCGAGAACGCCTAA